The following are encoded in a window of Prochlorococcus marinus CUG1417 genomic DNA:
- a CDS encoding fatty acid desaturase, whose product MKNYVDPPSFWNPTLGLFFGGYFLAFLSIWQWYRGVWPLPLLVATAFLALHIEGTVIHDACHKAAHPVPWINQAMGHGSAILLGFSFPVFTRVHLQHHIHVNHPKNDPDHIVSTFGPIWLIAPRFFYHEVFFFQRKLWRRYELMQWGIERSIFLTIILAGLKFDFMNLIYNLWFGPALMVGVTLGIFFDYLPHRPFRSRNKWINSRVYPSKFMNLLIMGQNYHLIHHLWPSIPWFEYKIAYEKTKPLLDKKGSPQRVGIFESKEDIFNFIYDLLIGVRSHSKKRGKIRKIINLYPGFKIKKFLLKIVNKTFIGSN is encoded by the coding sequence ATTAAAAATTACGTAGATCCGCCAAGTTTTTGGAATCCAACATTAGGTTTATTTTTTGGCGGTTATTTTCTTGCGTTTCTAAGCATATGGCAATGGTATAGAGGTGTTTGGCCTTTACCTTTACTTGTAGCCACTGCTTTTTTAGCTTTACATATTGAAGGTACTGTTATTCATGATGCCTGTCATAAAGCTGCTCATCCAGTTCCTTGGATAAATCAAGCAATGGGCCATGGCTCAGCTATTCTGTTAGGGTTTAGCTTCCCAGTTTTTACGAGAGTTCATTTACAACATCATATTCACGTAAATCACCCCAAAAATGATCCAGATCATATTGTCAGTACTTTTGGTCCAATTTGGCTAATTGCTCCAAGATTCTTTTATCATGAGGTGTTTTTCTTTCAAAGAAAACTCTGGCGAAGATATGAATTAATGCAATGGGGAATTGAAAGATCCATATTCCTAACAATTATCTTGGCAGGTTTGAAATTTGATTTTATGAATTTAATTTATAATTTATGGTTTGGACCAGCATTAATGGTAGGGGTCACTTTAGGAATATTTTTTGATTATTTACCCCATAGACCATTTCGATCAAGAAATAAATGGATAAATTCTCGAGTTTATCCAAGTAAATTTATGAATTTATTAATAATGGGACAAAATTACCATCTCATTCATCATCTATGGCCTTCGATCCCTTGGTTTGAATACAAAATAGCTTATGAAAAAACTAAGCCTTTATTGGATAAAAAAGGCTCCCCTCAAAGAGTTGGGATTTTTGAAAGTAAAGAAGACATTTTTAACTTTATTTATGATTTATTAATAGGTGTAAGGAGTCATAGCAAAAAGAGGGGAAAAATAAGAAAAATCATAAATTTATATCCAGGCTTTAAGATAAAAAAATTTTTATTAAAGATAGTCAACAAAACATTCATTGGAAGTAACTAA
- the isiD gene encoding protein IsiD, which produces MKFISENKISEELVNSFDEEMTFELAKRLEEDNYITPFDGLKDWHLLRALAINRPELTSNYTHLLDQEPFDEN; this is translated from the coding sequence ATGAAATTCATTTCTGAAAATAAAATAAGTGAGGAACTAGTAAATTCTTTTGATGAAGAAATGACCTTTGAACTCGCTAAAAGGCTAGAGGAAGATAATTATATTACTCCATTTGATGGTTTAAAAGACTGGCACTTACTGAGGGCTCTTGCAATCAATAGGCCTGAATTAACGAGTAATTATACCCATCTCCTCGATCAGGAACCTTTCGATGAAAACTAA
- a CDS encoding aspartate carbamoyltransferase catalytic subunit — MQIWPHKHIHTLANFSIKDYESVFELANRFDALKNAGTKKIPALQGTLVTSLFFEASTRTKNSFELAAKRLSADVQTFAPSSSSLTKGETIIDTAITYSAMGADTLVIRHSSSYITFEIAKKLDAINAKTSILNAGDGLHSHPSQGLLDIYTLIKFFSPKTLNPEVLNSKKILIIGDVNHSRVARSNLWALSAFGADIILCGPKTLIPDEFINFLNTPAPNQTEDPVKSRGSITISRTLEESIKIADAIIVLRLQKERMMENLLSSIDSYSLNYGLTPEKLSLNNKEIPILHPGPINRDIEISSKVVDKYPNCLINNQVANGIPIRMALLYLLQKHNK, encoded by the coding sequence ATGCAAATTTGGCCTCATAAACATATTCACACACTAGCTAATTTTTCAATTAAAGATTATGAGTCAGTATTTGAATTAGCTAATAGATTTGATGCACTAAAGAATGCAGGAACAAAAAAGATACCGGCCTTACAAGGGACTTTGGTAACGTCTTTATTTTTTGAAGCAAGTACAAGAACAAAAAATAGTTTTGAGCTTGCAGCAAAAAGACTTTCTGCTGATGTTCAAACGTTTGCGCCATCCTCCAGCTCTTTAACAAAAGGCGAAACAATAATTGATACAGCCATAACTTATTCTGCTATGGGGGCAGATACATTAGTTATCAGACATTCGTCAAGTTACATAACCTTTGAGATCGCAAAAAAACTTGATGCAATAAATGCCAAGACTTCGATTCTTAATGCGGGAGATGGATTACATAGTCACCCCAGCCAAGGATTGCTTGACATCTATACATTGATAAAATTCTTTTCCCCAAAAACACTGAATCCAGAGGTTTTAAATTCCAAAAAAATTTTAATAATTGGCGACGTTAATCATTCAAGGGTTGCCAGGTCAAATCTTTGGGCTTTGAGTGCATTCGGCGCCGATATAATCTTATGTGGTCCTAAGACATTAATACCTGATGAATTTATCAATTTTTTAAACACCCCCGCGCCAAATCAAACAGAAGATCCTGTTAAATCAAGAGGTTCCATAACAATTTCTAGAACATTGGAAGAATCAATAAAAATTGCAGATGCGATTATTGTTTTAAGACTCCAGAAAGAGAGAATGATGGAAAATTTACTAAGTAGCATTGATTCATATAGTTTGAATTATGGCTTAACCCCAGAGAAATTATCTTTAAATAATAAAGAAATTCCAATTCTACATCCTGGTCCCATTAACAGAGATATTGAAATTAGTAGCAAAGTGGTAGATAAATATCCTAATTGCTTAATTAATAATCAAGTTGCAAATGGTATCCCTATAAGAATGGCTTTGCTTTATCTATTACAGAAACACAACAAGTAA
- a CDS encoding DUF565 domain-containing protein — MVVKPQKTKFQLKIVENIQTLSIWASNPWRRYSISLITLLIGYFFGSSLGMVSAVVELMDPVAAFLSVVFIEFLIVLRRNFRFERKKKFLVLLLDSLRLGLFYGFFTESLKLL; from the coding sequence ATGGTTGTTAAACCTCAAAAGACAAAATTTCAGCTAAAAATTGTGGAAAATATTCAGACACTAAGTATTTGGGCTAGTAATCCATGGCGAAGATATTCAATATCATTAATTACACTTTTAATCGGATACTTTTTTGGAAGCTCTCTAGGTATGGTAAGTGCCGTTGTGGAACTCATGGATCCTGTAGCCGCTTTTTTATCAGTAGTTTTTATTGAGTTTTTAATAGTTTTGAGAAGAAATTTTAGATTTGAAAGGAAAAAGAAATTTTTAGTACTTTTATTAGATTCTTTAAGATTGGGATTATTTTATGGTTTCTTTACTGAAAGTCTTAAGTTGCTATAA
- a CDS encoding photosystem II manganese-stabilizing polypeptide, translating into MRIRSFLAFVISICITFAFVPVKTFAFSERGNAQFTDVVNTGKANDCPTLDSSLVGSISLGNGDSLKGICMHPTEVYVKVPGTKRKAAEFVSTKIISPRNNTTVTEVYGDIDSGTFNEKGGIDFQLITVLTPGGLEVPFAFSAKDLTADLPSSIEPGTEISGLTFTPNYRTGDFLDPKARAKNTGVEYAQGLVALGGDDEELAKENIKVDVNGTGVITLSINNVDSDTDEFAGTFEAIQPSDTDMGSKDPLDVKIIGELYGRKA; encoded by the coding sequence ATGAGAATCCGTTCTTTCTTAGCTTTTGTTATTTCAATTTGTATAACTTTTGCTTTCGTACCTGTTAAAACATTTGCTTTTTCTGAAAGAGGAAATGCACAATTCACAGATGTTGTTAACACAGGAAAAGCTAATGATTGCCCTACATTAGACTCGTCTCTTGTCGGATCAATATCTCTAGGGAATGGAGATAGCCTTAAAGGAATATGCATGCATCCAACAGAAGTTTATGTAAAAGTGCCAGGGACAAAACGAAAAGCTGCAGAATTTGTTTCTACAAAAATTATTAGTCCTAGAAATAACACCACAGTGACAGAAGTTTATGGAGATATAGATTCAGGAACTTTCAATGAAAAAGGTGGTATTGATTTTCAACTTATTACTGTGTTAACTCCTGGTGGTTTAGAGGTGCCATTTGCATTCTCAGCAAAAGATCTTACAGCTGATTTACCTTCATCAATTGAGCCTGGCACTGAAATTAGTGGTTTAACATTTACACCTAACTACAGAACTGGTGACTTTCTAGATCCTAAGGCAAGAGCTAAAAATACTGGTGTTGAATATGCTCAAGGTTTAGTTGCATTAGGAGGCGATGACGAAGAACTTGCAAAAGAAAATATTAAAGTTGATGTAAATGGTACTGGCGTTATTACTCTTTCAATTAACAATGTAGATTCTGACACAGACGAATTTGCTGGTACTTTTGAAGCAATCCAACCTTCAGATACAGATATGGGTTCAAAGGATCCACTTGATGTAAAAATAATTGGGGAGCTTTACGGAAGAAAGGCATAA
- the sat gene encoding sulfate adenylyltransferase, whose protein sequence is MELQQKTKTDTNGLIPPYGGELKNLIIQDKNLKNDLISKATYEFECSERNACDVELLIVGAFSPLEGFMDENNYNAVIKNNRNTNGLLFGLPIVFDSNNEKVKAGETILLTYKKQKIAVLEVSSIWEPDKSLEAELCYGTNSLDHPAVKMIFNERGRFYIGGRVYGFELPIREFPCKTPEEVRSTLPSNHDVVAFQCRNPIHRAHYELFTNALLSDNVSSNSVVLVHPTCGPTQQDDIPGKVRYLTYKELEEEISDERIKWAFLPYSMHMAGPREALQHMIIRRNYGCTHFIIGRDMAGCKSSSTGEDFYGPYDAQNFANKCADELMMQTVPSKNLVYTKEKGYITAEEAKEFNYEIMKLSGTEFRKKLRNGEPIPEWFAFKSVVDVLRRS, encoded by the coding sequence ATGGAATTACAACAAAAAACTAAAACAGATACTAATGGACTAATACCGCCTTATGGAGGGGAACTGAAAAATTTAATTATCCAAGATAAAAACCTTAAAAATGATCTTATCTCTAAAGCTACTTATGAGTTTGAATGTAGCGAGAGAAACGCATGCGATGTAGAACTTTTGATAGTTGGAGCTTTCTCTCCATTGGAAGGTTTTATGGATGAAAATAACTACAATGCGGTAATTAAAAATAATAGAAATACAAATGGGTTGCTTTTTGGCTTGCCTATAGTATTTGATTCAAATAATGAAAAAGTAAAAGCTGGAGAGACAATATTGCTTACTTATAAGAAACAAAAAATAGCAGTTTTAGAAGTAAGTTCTATTTGGGAGCCTGACAAATCCTTAGAAGCTGAACTTTGTTATGGTACTAATTCTTTAGATCATCCTGCGGTTAAGATGATTTTTAACGAGAGAGGGAGATTTTATATAGGAGGAAGAGTTTATGGTTTCGAACTACCAATTAGAGAATTCCCCTGCAAAACCCCAGAAGAAGTTAGATCTACACTGCCATCAAATCATGATGTAGTTGCATTTCAATGCAGAAATCCAATTCATAGAGCACATTATGAATTATTTACTAATGCCTTACTTTCGGATAATGTCTCCTCTAACTCAGTTGTTTTAGTTCATCCAACTTGTGGACCAACACAACAAGATGATATCCCTGGAAAAGTTAGATATTTGACCTATAAAGAATTAGAAGAGGAAATATCTGATGAAAGAATAAAATGGGCTTTTTTACCTTATTCAATGCATATGGCAGGGCCAAGAGAAGCTCTTCAACATATGATAATCAGAAGAAATTATGGCTGCACCCACTTTATTATTGGTAGAGATATGGCTGGTTGTAAGTCTTCATCAACTGGTGAAGATTTTTATGGTCCATATGACGCCCAGAATTTTGCGAATAAGTGTGCAGATGAATTGATGATGCAAACTGTTCCTTCAAAAAATTTAGTTTATACGAAGGAAAAAGGATACATAACAGCTGAAGAAGCTAAAGAGTTTAATTATGAAATTATGAAACTTAGTGGTACTGAATTTAGAAAGAAATTGAGAAATGGCGAACCAATTCCTGAATGGTTTGCATTCAAAAGTGTAGTAGATGTTCTAAGACGCTCTTAA
- the coaBC gene encoding bifunctional phosphopantothenoylcysteine decarboxylase/phosphopantothenate--cysteine ligase CoaBC — protein MKTKSRESKIKVLLLISGSIAAVRVPLLVSQLAKENYEIRCVLSKNAEKLIKPLSLSILSRNPCILENDQWSDGQSTPLHIEVSNWADILIIAPLTATTLAKWVTGNADGLIPSILIANIKPIIVAPAMNSQMWLNKAVQKNYENLQNYENVLSLQPSEGLLACDAIGIGKIPPNDLIQLALEFIASHKQNEYRKDLLNKEILITGGCTSEKIDAARHITNKSSGAMGLLLSQVARFRGAQVKYVHGPLKIDKNLTDGIKRYEIETSVDLIKALNNEISNCDYFFMNAAVSDFKINSDTSAKIPKNQINAHLNQNFELVPDILKIISKSKKDNQVFVGFCAFTGSIEEARMTIKEKIIQKGCDYLFANPIDLEGQGFGFAAQNEGWLFDTNDTEYYINKTSKIDLANKLITKIISLEK, from the coding sequence ATGAAAACTAAAAGTAGGGAATCCAAAATAAAGGTTCTTTTATTAATAAGTGGAAGTATTGCAGCTGTAAGAGTTCCATTATTAGTTAGCCAACTAGCGAAAGAAAATTATGAAATAAGATGCGTTTTATCAAAAAATGCAGAAAAATTAATAAAGCCGCTTTCTCTTTCTATTTTAAGTAGAAACCCGTGCATTTTAGAAAATGATCAATGGTCTGATGGTCAATCAACACCTCTTCACATAGAAGTAAGTAATTGGGCTGATATTTTAATCATCGCCCCTTTAACAGCGACAACATTAGCAAAATGGGTAACTGGAAATGCAGATGGATTGATCCCAAGCATCTTAATAGCAAATATAAAGCCAATAATTGTCGCACCAGCAATGAATTCACAAATGTGGCTAAATAAAGCTGTCCAAAAAAATTATGAGAATTTACAGAATTACGAAAATGTTTTGTCTTTGCAACCAAGTGAAGGCCTCTTAGCATGTGATGCTATTGGCATCGGTAAGATACCTCCCAATGATCTAATCCAATTAGCTCTTGAATTTATAGCTTCACATAAACAAAATGAATATCGCAAAGATTTACTTAATAAAGAAATTTTAATAACTGGAGGGTGTACCTCAGAGAAAATTGACGCGGCAAGACACATTACTAACAAAAGTTCTGGAGCTATGGGCCTACTACTTTCTCAAGTAGCGAGGTTCAGGGGAGCACAAGTAAAATATGTTCATGGTCCTCTGAAAATCGATAAGAATCTTACTGATGGGATAAAAAGATATGAAATTGAAACTAGTGTTGATTTAATTAAGGCACTTAATAATGAAATATCAAATTGCGATTATTTTTTTATGAATGCAGCAGTATCTGATTTCAAAATAAACTCTGATACTTCAGCTAAAATTCCAAAAAATCAAATTAATGCTCATTTGAATCAAAACTTTGAGCTAGTCCCAGATATTTTAAAAATAATTAGTAAATCAAAAAAAGATAACCAAGTTTTTGTAGGCTTTTGTGCTTTTACAGGATCTATCGAAGAAGCACGAATGACAATTAAAGAAAAGATTATCCAAAAAGGTTGTGATTATTTATTCGCAAATCCAATTGATCTTGAAGGCCAAGGATTTGGCTTTGCGGCACAAAATGAAGGTTGGTTATTCGACACTAATGATACGGAATACTACATTAACAAAACATCAAAAATTGATTTAGCAAATAAATTAATAACCAAAATTATTTCATTAGAAAAATAA
- the ftsH gene encoding ATP-dependent zinc metalloprotease FtsH, with amino-acid sequence MNKRWRNVGLYVLAVITVIFIGTSVFDKPSTESSTKTLRYSDFIEAVQDKQISRVLISPDNATAQVVENDGSRSEVNLAPDKDLLKILTENNVDIAVTPTKLANPWQQAVSSLIFPVLLIGGLFFLFRRSQSGNAGGGNPAMSFGKSKARLQMEPSTQVTFSDVAGVEGAKLELTEVVDFLKSPDRFTAVGAKIPKGVLLVGPPGTGKTLLAKAVAGEAGVPFFSISGSEFVEMFVGVGASRVRDLFEQAKKNAPCIVFIDEIDAVGRQRGAGMGGGNDEREQTLNQLLTEMDGFEGNSGIIIVAATNRPDVLDSALMRPGRFDRQVTVDRPDYAGRLQILNVHAKDKTLSKDVDLDKVARRTPGFTGADLANLLNEAAILAARKDLDKVSNDEVGDAIERVMAGPEKKDRVISDKKKELVAYHEAGHALVGALMPDYDPVAKVSIIPRGQAGGLTFFTPSEERMESGLYSRSYLQNQMAVALGGRVAEEIVYGEEEVTTGASNDLQQVANVARQMITKFGMSDKIGPVALGQSQGGMFLGRDMSSTRDFSEDTAATIDVEVSELVDVAYKRATKVLTDNRIVLDEMAQMLIERETIDTEDIQDLLNRSEVKVANYI; translated from the coding sequence GTGAACAAACGTTGGAGAAACGTAGGACTTTACGTCCTAGCTGTTATTACTGTAATTTTCATTGGTACTTCAGTTTTTGATAAACCTAGTACTGAAAGTTCTACAAAGACCTTGAGATATAGTGATTTTATAGAGGCAGTACAAGATAAACAAATAAGTAGAGTACTAATATCTCCAGATAACGCCACAGCTCAAGTTGTTGAAAATGATGGGAGCAGGTCTGAGGTCAATTTAGCTCCTGACAAAGATTTATTAAAAATACTGACTGAGAATAATGTAGATATAGCTGTAACACCTACAAAATTAGCCAATCCATGGCAACAGGCTGTAAGTAGCTTAATTTTCCCAGTACTTCTGATTGGAGGCCTATTTTTTCTTTTCAGAAGATCCCAAAGTGGTAATGCTGGGGGTGGCAACCCTGCCATGAGTTTTGGAAAAAGCAAAGCTAGACTTCAAATGGAACCATCTACACAGGTAACTTTTTCAGATGTTGCTGGTGTTGAAGGTGCAAAATTAGAACTCACAGAAGTTGTAGATTTTCTCAAGAGTCCAGATAGATTTACCGCAGTCGGAGCAAAAATTCCAAAAGGAGTCCTTCTTGTTGGCCCTCCTGGTACAGGAAAAACATTACTAGCAAAAGCAGTTGCTGGAGAAGCAGGTGTACCTTTTTTCTCAATATCTGGTTCGGAATTTGTAGAGATGTTTGTAGGAGTCGGAGCTAGCAGAGTTAGAGATCTTTTTGAACAAGCTAAAAAGAATGCTCCTTGTATTGTATTCATTGACGAAATAGATGCAGTTGGAAGACAAAGAGGTGCTGGTATGGGCGGAGGAAATGATGAAAGAGAGCAAACATTAAATCAACTCCTAACCGAAATGGATGGATTTGAGGGTAATTCAGGAATAATAATTGTTGCTGCCACAAACAGACCTGATGTCTTAGATTCAGCTTTAATGCGTCCAGGAAGATTCGATAGACAAGTCACAGTAGATAGACCAGATTACGCTGGAAGACTACAGATATTAAATGTTCATGCAAAAGATAAAACTCTTTCAAAAGACGTTGATTTAGATAAAGTCGCTAGAAGAACACCAGGATTTACTGGTGCAGATTTAGCTAACCTTTTGAATGAAGCAGCAATACTAGCGGCTAGAAAAGATTTAGATAAAGTAAGTAATGATGAAGTCGGTGATGCCATTGAAAGAGTTATGGCAGGTCCTGAAAAGAAAGATAGAGTCATCAGTGACAAGAAAAAAGAATTAGTTGCCTATCACGAAGCTGGTCATGCACTCGTTGGAGCATTAATGCCTGATTATGATCCCGTAGCAAAAGTTTCAATAATTCCTAGAGGTCAAGCTGGAGGTTTAACCTTCTTTACTCCAAGTGAAGAAAGAATGGAATCTGGTCTTTACTCTCGTTCTTACCTTCAAAATCAAATGGCTGTAGCTCTTGGTGGAAGAGTTGCCGAAGAAATAGTCTATGGAGAAGAAGAAGTTACAACGGGAGCTTCAAATGACTTACAGCAAGTTGCTAATGTAGCTAGACAAATGATCACTAAGTTCGGTATGAGTGACAAAATAGGCCCAGTGGCTTTAGGTCAATCTCAAGGTGGAATGTTTCTTGGAAGAGATATGAGCTCTACAAGAGACTTCTCTGAAGATACTGCTGCGACTATAGATGTTGAGGTTTCAGAGCTTGTTGATGTGGCATACAAAAGAGCTACAAAAGTTTTGACAGATAATAGAATAGT
- a CDS encoding DNA-3-methyladenine glycosylase produces the protein MEEEFFPKNFFYRHSKLVAPDLIGCYLIKKNNEIDQVKGVIVETEAYSQEEEACHGYRKMTESNKSLFGKPGTFYIYKSYGIHHCLNIVTDKENFASGVLIRSVFISNKYERLASGPGLVTKTFSVDISFNSLEVLNNNSLWISPRDSTLEEKDLIQTTRIGISKAKNIKWRWYLKNSRSVSKRLKGDRTPKFQ, from the coding sequence ATAGAAGAAGAATTCTTTCCAAAAAATTTTTTTTATCGGCACTCTAAACTTGTTGCTCCTGATTTAATAGGCTGTTACCTCATAAAAAAAAATAATGAGATAGATCAAGTTAAAGGGGTAATTGTTGAAACTGAAGCTTATTCACAGGAAGAAGAGGCCTGTCATGGCTACCGCAAAATGACTGAATCAAACAAATCATTATTTGGCAAACCTGGCACATTTTATATTTACAAATCTTATGGGATTCATCATTGTTTAAACATAGTTACTGATAAAGAAAATTTTGCGAGTGGTGTTTTGATAAGATCAGTTTTTATCTCTAATAAATATGAAAGATTAGCTTCTGGACCTGGCCTAGTAACAAAAACATTCAGTGTAGACATTTCATTTAACTCACTTGAAGTTCTTAATAACAATTCTTTATGGATTTCTCCACGAGACTCCACTCTAGAAGAAAAAGATCTTATTCAAACTACGAGAATTGGCATATCAAAGGCAAAAAATATAAAATGGCGTTGGTATCTCAAAAATAGTAGGAGTGTAAGTAAAAGATTAAAAGGTGACAGAACACCTAAATTTCAATAA
- the gatC gene encoding Asp-tRNA(Asn)/Glu-tRNA(Gln) amidotransferase subunit GatC, with product MTKITKEEVKKVAHLARLELNENEIYNHAHQLEKILDYIKQLEKIDTDDVPCTTRAIEVVNVFRKDEKKNSDCNEELLELGPSREDKYFKVPKIINE from the coding sequence ATGACAAAAATAACTAAAGAGGAAGTAAAAAAAGTTGCTCATTTAGCAAGATTAGAACTTAACGAGAATGAAATTTATAATCATGCACATCAATTAGAAAAGATATTGGATTATATAAAACAACTTGAAAAAATTGATACAGATGATGTCCCCTGTACAACGAGAGCTATAGAGGTTGTAAATGTATTTAGAAAAGACGAAAAGAAAAATTCTGATTGCAATGAAGAACTTTTAGAATTGGGTCCATCGAGAGAAGATAAATATTTTAAAGTACCAAAAATTATTAATGAATAA